A region of Gemmatimonadota bacterium DNA encodes the following proteins:
- a CDS encoding CoA-binding protein, giving the protein MSILISKDTTFIVQGITGREAVNLTRENLAYGAKIIGGVTPGRAGRDVYGVPVYDTVRDVAAKHGTPDGAVVCVPPRFTRDAVFEALENGVKLIVVVTENIPRREVAQMVELAGLRGARIIGPNCLGIISPDEAKMGGVGGPAANTRQAYVKGPIGVMSRSGGMTTEIASTLTAASLGQSTCVSIGGDAIVGTTYAELMPLFAADPETKAIAIYSEPGGRMEAELAEWVKANRSELPIVAFLAGRFMDEMRGMRFGHAGTIVEGKEDTTAEKIARMESAGISVAERIEEIPGLIKKRLAAQGVEV; this is encoded by the coding sequence ATGTCCATCCTGATCTCCAAGGACACGACCTTCATCGTGCAGGGCATCACCGGCCGCGAGGCCGTGAACCTGACGCGCGAGAACCTGGCCTACGGCGCGAAGATCATCGGCGGCGTCACCCCGGGCCGCGCCGGCCGCGACGTCTACGGCGTGCCCGTCTACGACACCGTGCGCGACGTGGCGGCGAAGCACGGCACACCCGACGGCGCCGTGGTCTGCGTGCCGCCGCGCTTCACGCGCGACGCCGTCTTCGAGGCGCTCGAGAACGGCGTGAAGCTGATCGTCGTCGTCACCGAGAACATCCCGCGCCGGGAGGTGGCGCAGATGGTGGAGCTCGCGGGCCTGCGCGGCGCCCGCATCATCGGCCCGAACTGCCTCGGCATCATCTCGCCGGACGAGGCCAAGATGGGCGGTGTCGGCGGCCCCGCCGCGAACACGCGACAGGCGTACGTGAAGGGCCCGATCGGCGTGATGTCGCGCTCCGGCGGCATGACCACCGAGATCGCCTCCACGCTCACGGCCGCCAGCCTCGGTCAGAGCACGTGCGTCTCGATCGGCGGCGACGCCATCGTGGGCACGACGTACGCCGAGCTGATGCCGCTGTTCGCGGCCGACCCCGAGACGAAGGCGATCGCGATCTACTCCGAGCCCGGCGGCCGCATGGAGGCCGAGCTCGCCGAGTGGGTGAAGGCGAACCGCTCCGAGCTCCCGATCGTCGCGTTCCTCGCCGGCCGCTTCATGGACGAGATGCGGGGCATGCGCTTCGGCCACGCCGGCACCATCGTCGAGGGCAAGGAAGACACGACGGCCGAGAAGATCGCCCGCATGGAGTCCGCCGGGATCTCGGTCGCGGAACGCATCGAGGAGATCCCCGGCCTGATCAAGAAGCGCCTCGCGGCGCAGGGCGTGGAGGTCTAG